In Capsicum annuum cultivar UCD-10X-F1 chromosome 8, UCD10Xv1.1, whole genome shotgun sequence, the genomic window GTAGCCATATCTTTTTCTCAATAGAAATCACATTCTCACAAAAGTTATATCAATCAAGAGTGAGAAGAAGTTTACTAAAGGGCCATGCTTGCCAAAAGAAGTATAGtacttttattaatgatttttgtgACTCTTTCATCTATTAAACAAGATGTTTTGGGGGGTCGCGGTTATTACCTGCTGCAAGATAAAAACAACATGAATATGGAAGATCTTGCACAAAGTCCTGTAGGTACTACTACAAGTAGCAGCCATGTTGGAGATGAAGGTGGATTTGTTGCATATGTCAATAGAGAAGTGCCCTCTTCTTCTGATCCCTTGCACAATAGATGAGCAAAGAAGAGATAGTAAGTTGTACATAGATCATTGCAGAAGCTATTGGATATCATGCATTAGGTGTGTGTCCTTTATCATGAGCTAGCTATTCCACTTGATACTTGTTATCTCCTACCAGCATATATAGATGACGCGGGTAACTCAAGAAAAATCACCAGTTATCGTATTTTCTTTGTGCTAGGATTTGAGTTGGTGCTCATCTGATCGTTTATAGAACCACTAAACCATACCTTTGGGTGCATGCGAGTAATAATATTCTTATATTTTGTATGTTGGGTAAAAAGAATTTGTATGACTAGAGATGCTTCACAACCCCTTGCATGAAACATAGAAGCAAGAGTTGCTCTGTAAGGGGTTGTGAAACATTGTCATTCTCATAATAATAGCCAAAACACTTGAAgttcctctttttatttttatttgttattactgttgtttctttgatttttttattatcaacAGTTCTGGAAAACCCTAAAGATTTCAGCAtgagtttttcttttattcttcacAAGCTTTTCATTCCCACTCATGTGAATGTACTGTACTCCCTTTTCTTCAGTAGAATACATCATCTCTTTCATTATTTCTTGTTTAGAAAAATTATTGTGTAATTCTTTTTTGCAACTCATGGAGAGAAAAAAACCAGGGCACtacaagaagaaaaaaagaaagtgaacTGCCCAACCAACAGGAAGATTAACAGTAAACGAAACCTTTTAAAAGTAGTACAGGATTTTCAAATTCTTAACACCACGGTGagtttatttttgttaaaaaaatcttACGTTGGAATACGAGTGCTTAGAGTGGGAAACAACTGAACATTGAACGAGACTTTGAAGCTTGaagaataagtctaaaatgtcctttaattatTGCACTACAATTAAATAATTGCCATTTTCCTCATTAATTTGACTAATAATTGTAGTTGTGATTTCCTCATTAAATAACAAGCCTGTAGAAAAAGATAACGTAATGCACACGCGTTGAAATTAAACTCATCGTAGGACCCTTTAATCACATGGATTAAGGACTAAAGTGGTTTAATTTAGGTCCCTACTTTGAATTACTTCAAAAGGCACCATTGAGTTGTACTTCAATTTCCTCTCATGAAATTTCTAATATTCTACTTTAGGTATAACAATTTGCCTAGGACATGAATCATGATGCATCCATCACCAGATATAGTTTCATAATCAACTGGGATTTGCAGGAAGGCAATGTAAAGCTAGCTACCACAAATATGCAACACTTCGCAGGGTtcaaaaaagtttcaaataaTCATGAGATTAACATCTGGCAGGTTTTCAAAAGAAATTTATCAACTTGACATCAAGTGGGAGACAGCAATCTGCTTTTCTATGTCAATGACCCCACTAAAATAAACTGTTTTTCTAATTCGTTTGTTACACTTCCAGAATTCAAAATTAGCTTCCCTGTCTTGTTTCCCTTCCTCCTCAGGCTTCTTATAATCAAGAGAATACATGCTTCAGTTCTTTTCACAATGGAAATTTTAAGTGTACAAGATTGGAAAGATTATCATGCCTTTGCCTTGTTTCCTTTAGCTTCTTTTGCTGGAGGGGCCTGGAAAGGCATGAATGTCTTCCCACCCATGTATGGCCTTAGAACTTCAGGAATCTCAACTCCATCCTCTCTCTGGTAGTTCTCAAGTATACAACAGATAGTCCTCTCTGTCGCTGTAAGGGTGGAGTTCAATAAATGCACGTATTGCTTCGTGTCCTTATTACCCTAAGGAAACAATTATGTCAAAGGAGTTCAGATTTGTGTGAAACAAAACATAAAGATTGGAAACTGAAGCTGACTATCATCAACATCCGTTAACACTATGAATGAAGGGGCAGATCACAATACCTTCTTTTGTCCAAACCGAATTTCCAATTTCCTCGACTGATAGTCTGTGCAGTTTGAGCAGGACACAGGCTCTCTATAAGTCAATGATGCAGGGTACCACCCTTCCAGATCATACTTCTTTGCTGCTGCATCATTTAGTGCACCAGAAACAATAGCCACTACTTGGTAAGGAATCTTAAGCTGTGAAAAAGAAAGAGCTATGTTTAGATTTCCTTGAGATCAGCCTGATGATAATGAATATGACTAAACAATAGCAAATGCCTCATATTATCTAACACCTAAAAGACACAGTGAGCCAGAACCCAGAATCCACTCCTGAGCTGCAGAAGTTATTTCAGACTGAATTTTCTTTATCAAATAGTGGTCTCAGAAATTTCAAAAGTATGAAGTGCGGAGATCTTTGGATACATAAATCTTGGATTGTAAATCTTACTAACCATCTAGATAAAACCAAAAGACTTAAGACCCAATAGGTAGGGACCCCTAAAGACCCCTGCTTCAAAGATATTTCTAACAGAAGGCAATATCCCACAAAAGGGAAGAGAAGATCAGACCAACCTGCTGAAAGAATTCCTCTGAGTTTTTAAGCATCTCTTCATGCATGTCCCAAGAGTCATCGCCTCTTGGACTCGTCAAACAAAACTGCTCCGCTTTCTCAAACTGGTGGACCCTAAACATTCCAAGTGTATCGTGGCCATGCGAACCAGCTTCCTTACGGAAGCATGACGAATATCCAGCATACCTGGTGAATGGCATAGATGTTAGTCCATAAAAGCAAACGGGCAATAGAGGACACGCTGTAGGTGCCGGGTTGTGTTACAATACCTTATCGGAAGCTGTGAAGGATGAATCCAGTCATCCAAATGATAAGCACACAAAGGTTGTTCGGCAGTGGCAATCAGATATTTGTCATCTCCCTTCACCAGTGACCTATCAAAATATAAGATAAGTGAAGCACGTCTTGCCACCAATAATTTCAAACTGGAAAGCATTAATACATGTCATCTTGTAAGAATACCAACAAGAACGTAGAATAAATGTTACCTTAAATCATCAGGGATAGGGAAGTTCTATTCTGATGCACATATTTTTGGGACTTTCTTGTCCATTTAATGAAATtatcttttgctttttttttttttttaaaaggagcAGAGTTACTGTCACTAATGAACAGCATATTGGAGATTTTTCATTCTGACAGAACTCAAAGATCCtccaaaataaaaggaaattgtTTTCAAACTGTTAATAATCTCTTATAGAAATGCACggtataaattcataaattcctgtaGTTTGCccttcttcaaattattactaaGCGGGAGCTTAATGCACCGGCTTGCTGTGttatttttttggtcatttttgttctttattttggatatattatgCTCTTTTCTtagctttcttgattttttttatttcatatttctctCCACTATGACTTTTTCCTATTATTAAGTACACTAATTTACTTCACTTGATCCGATAGTCTTTTAGAAATAGCCCGGTAAAGCCTATGTACACTCTAACCTCTCCGAAACCCACTTTGTGTGATTTcattgtgtatgttgttgttgagtaTTTTGAGTAAAGTAATGGGTGTCTTTAAATTTTGCATATGtaccttgtttactattctttatcttgagccaggttcctatcggaaacaacctctctacgtcttcggaggtagcggtatggactgcgtacatcttaccctccccagaccccactttgtgggaatacactgggtttgttgttgttgttgtaatatcgACAAATTTTACTTCTCAAGCTAACTGGTTTCCTCTTTCACAACTTCCTTAAAGATATTCACTTCAATAGTGTGTTAAGGGAAAAAAACGCAGTACGAAGCATTTGGTTTTCAATGTTAAGAAAAACTACTAGCATGTGCTAGCTATAGAGTCTATGAGGTGGATTAGATGGTGAGAAATTACACACTGCTACCTAGTCCAGGGAAATTTCAGGCATCCAAAATAACATGCAGAAAGCACAGTCCATAAAAAAATTGCACTTAATAAATGCAAGAAGTCTAAGACCATAAACTCAATATAGCCCTTACCCTTTGTTAAGTCTGCAATTCCAAGAGCTTCAACATGATTTTTAAGACCCTTCTCAGTTCGCCTCTCTCCCCATGATCGAACTATAGCATTATTTGCCTACAAAACAATCTTTGATTAAAAGAGAAGTTTTTATTATACGCTCGTGGTATGTCACTATAAAGCTAAAAAATCCACATACCTCATCATCACTAACTGGCACTGAATCGTGCACAAGGTTACCAATGATTTCCAGCTTTGAATACAAAGCAGCTCGAACCTCCTGTACTTCTACATTTTTCTTTGCTTTTAGTTCCTCATGCACTGCCTTCTTTTTTTTGAGACGTTCCTCGTTCTCTGCTTTTTCTTCAATTGTTTGACTTGCATCCTTAGATTTCTTTATCAAAGGAAAAGAACAATATCAACTCCAACATTGAACTAAAGAAAAACATGCATGCTTCgtaataaacaaaaaagaaaccAAAATCAGGTGCCAATGAAAGAGGTAGATTAATTTTAGTTGCTTGAGAACCAAGAACAAAATTATTCCAATATTAGCAGTCCACCTATTTTAATATTATCTCTTAGAATCCATCATTCATCACCAGCATGAGGGACAGCCTATTTctcaaaagaaggaaaacatttctgCTTCTGACTAAGGAATCCGAACTAAATCTTTCTTTTTCAGCACGGAAATTAAGCTTTTAGCGtccataattattttcttaataacaaGAAAGAAGGTTCTCAAATATTGGCTTCTACTTTCAGACTGTAACACTAGAGAAGGACCAAGCATAACATTGGTCATCAACAATGTATAAACATTAGAGAGACATAGTGTTATGAACCAAGTCAAGCCCATATGTGGATGCTAAGGTCACACAAGTAGTTATTGGGTTGAGAACAAGCAAAATGGATGGGTTAATTTGGGATCCGGGTTGACTAGTGGGCACGAGAGCGGTTTCATCTAAAGGGGTAGTGGTATGTGATTCAGGGATGATGGGTATTGTTGAGTAAATAGCCTGATCCTCTCATCTCTTCTCAGAGTCTAAGCTTCTAGTCTctcttattatcttcttcaacaATTCTCTTTGTTTTACTAGTCCATCATTGTTCTGCAACTTCTTTATTAGTTC contains:
- the LOC107839552 gene encoding serine--tRNA ligase, which produces MLDINLFREEKGHNPEIIRELQRRRFTDVSLVDQVIQLDREWRQCQFEVEKLQRVINTITKEFKELKVKSKDASQTIEEKAENEERLKKKKAVHEELKAKKNVEVQEVRAALYSKLEIIGNLVHDSVPVSDDEANNAIVRSWGERRTEKGLKNHVEALGIADLTKGKGYIEFMVLDFLHLLSAIFLWTVLSACYFGCLKFPWTSLKLLVARRASLILYFDRSLVKGDDKYLIATAEQPLCAYHLDDWIHPSQLPIRYAGYSSCFRKEAGSHGHDTLGMFRVHQFEKAEQFCLTSPRGDDSWDMHEEMLKNSEEFFQQLKIPYQVVAIVSGALNDAAAKKYDLEGWYPASLTYREPVSCSNCTDYQSRKLEIRFGQKKGNKDTKQYVHLLNSTLTATERTICCILENYQREDGVEIPEVLRPYMGGKTFMPFQAPPAKEAKGNKAKA